Proteins from a single region of Ignavibacteria bacterium:
- a CDS encoding isoprenyl transferase encodes MSSKKNKHDDVLQLELKTNGTIPAHIAIIMDGNGRWAKEHGLPRIAGHKEGVESVRDTVEVCGQLGVKFLTLYAFSTENWKRPRDEVSLLMRLLLSAIRDETDKLHKNNVRMKSIGEIENLPREIQAELADATEKTQHNTGLTLTLALSYSGRWDITNAVKHIAEEIIQHRLTPETISEKTISQFLSTKEIPEPDLLIRTGGDMRVSNFLLWQIAYAELYVSPLYWPQFRREELYTAIKDFQHRERRFGMTSEQVQKKSVIQRNIVSLLTRKRTRK; translated from the coding sequence TTGTCTTCAAAAAAGAATAAACACGATGACGTTCTTCAACTCGAGTTGAAGACAAACGGAACCATCCCTGCTCATATTGCAATCATTATGGATGGCAATGGTCGTTGGGCGAAGGAACATGGACTTCCTCGCATTGCAGGTCATAAAGAAGGTGTAGAATCAGTGCGAGATACCGTTGAAGTGTGCGGGCAATTGGGAGTGAAATTTCTGACGCTGTACGCATTTTCTACGGAAAACTGGAAACGTCCGCGCGATGAAGTTTCGTTACTGATGCGTTTACTGTTGAGTGCCATTCGTGATGAAACGGATAAACTGCATAAAAATAATGTGCGAATGAAAAGTATTGGAGAAATAGAAAATTTGCCTCGTGAAATTCAGGCTGAATTAGCAGATGCAACGGAAAAAACACAACACAACACAGGATTGACGCTCACGCTTGCACTCAGTTACAGCGGACGATGGGATATTACGAACGCAGTGAAACATATTGCGGAAGAAATCATTCAGCATCGTCTCACGCCCGAAACTATTTCTGAAAAAACGATTTCTCAATTTCTTTCGACGAAAGAAATTCCCGAACCCGATTTGTTAATTCGTACGGGAGGAGATATGCGCGTGAGTAATTTTCTTCTTTGGCAAATTGCATACGCGGAACTCTACGTTAGTCCATTGTATTGGCCCCAATTTCGCAGAGAAGAATTATACACAGCGATTAAAGATTTTCAGCATCGCGAACGACGATTCGGAATGACAAGCGAACAAGTGCAAAAAAAATCCGTAATACAACGTAATATTGTTTCATTGCTAACAAGGAAACGAACACGAAAATGA
- the bamA gene encoding outer membrane protein assembly factor BamA encodes MFCCTEFVFSQKQTPQQYVILGISVEGTHTAEPSALIGNSGFNIGDTISVPGEALRTAAMRLWSLNVFSDVQIFSENIVNDGIYLLIVVEEYPRFERVEITGNDEFNEEDIEKKLEFSKNELLSPQKISKAIKKLKKEYAEKGYNFTEIQSSVEMSDSLARKRAVLKLTIDEGAEVSVEKIDFSGNEQYEDDELKSEFSETNESVWWKFWQSAKFDKKKFEEDKQKLIAFYRKNGFKDFQFLSDSITYLREDETMEIFLNVYEGPQYIVRNISWEGNTVYTNEELNTRLGFNNGDIYNVEKFEQNLRSNQDQTDVASLYLDNGYLMFSAEPEEKKISADSIDITIRVGERNQFMNGDVSIVGNTKTQDNVIRRELYTLPGEKFNRAAIIRSLRQLQQLNYFNPEKLRPDYRLVNNKTVNLFFEVEEKSSDEVNASVGYSEAFGATGAIGFTINNFSLRDPLAGGAGQILNFEWQFGQGNRFRTFSLNFTEPWLYDTPTLVGFSIFDTRQQYVFDLQQTGVSGRIGRRLKWPDDFFRGDWNVRFQQNNVLNGANYYNEGKTTQISLSQAFSRNSTDSPIFPSVGSNFSLSYELSRVVRTFPQSEKTYFQKWIFSGEKYLPLFSTNRVVLYSAMHSGYIVPGENASLVPPIELFFMGGTGIGYFSTTQLRGYDDRTVGPQTSKGQNTGGKIYIKNSIELRFALSINPMPLYFLLFAEGGNVWANSSEVDVFGLKRSAGFGARILVLPIGMLGFDYGYGFDDAYGPKGIPDGKPEKWKFHFVFGRGF; translated from the coding sequence ATGTTTTGCTGTACGGAGTTTGTGTTTTCACAAAAACAAACTCCGCAGCAATACGTTATACTTGGAATTTCTGTGGAAGGAACGCACACAGCAGAACCTTCGGCGCTCATTGGCAATTCTGGATTTAATATCGGCGATACGATTTCCGTTCCGGGCGAAGCGTTACGAACAGCAGCAATGCGTTTATGGTCGCTGAATGTGTTTTCCGACGTGCAAATTTTTTCGGAAAATATTGTGAACGATGGAATATATTTGCTTATTGTTGTTGAAGAATATCCTCGATTTGAACGTGTGGAAATTACTGGCAACGATGAGTTCAACGAAGAAGATATTGAGAAAAAACTTGAGTTTTCGAAAAATGAATTGCTCTCGCCGCAAAAAATTTCGAAGGCAATCAAGAAGTTGAAAAAAGAATACGCCGAGAAAGGGTACAATTTTACCGAGATTCAGTCTTCTGTGGAGATGAGTGATTCATTGGCAAGAAAACGCGCAGTGTTGAAATTGACAATTGACGAAGGAGCGGAAGTAAGTGTTGAGAAAATTGATTTCAGTGGAAACGAACAATATGAAGACGATGAATTGAAATCGGAATTTTCTGAAACGAATGAAAGCGTTTGGTGGAAGTTCTGGCAGAGCGCGAAATTCGATAAAAAGAAATTTGAAGAAGATAAACAGAAACTGATTGCGTTCTACCGAAAGAATGGATTTAAAGATTTTCAGTTTCTTTCGGATTCGATAACGTACTTACGCGAAGATGAAACGATGGAAATATTTCTCAATGTTTATGAAGGACCGCAGTACATAGTGCGAAACATTTCGTGGGAAGGGAATACTGTTTATACGAATGAGGAATTGAATACGCGTCTCGGTTTCAATAACGGCGATATTTATAACGTAGAAAAGTTTGAACAAAATTTACGAAGCAATCAAGACCAAACGGACGTTGCTTCGTTGTATCTTGATAACGGATACTTGATGTTTTCTGCTGAACCGGAAGAAAAAAAGATTAGTGCAGATTCGATAGATATTACGATTCGCGTCGGAGAGAGAAATCAATTTATGAACGGCGATGTTTCCATTGTTGGCAATACAAAAACGCAGGATAATGTTATTCGCCGTGAGTTGTATACACTTCCGGGAGAAAAGTTTAACCGCGCAGCAATCATCCGTAGTTTGCGACAACTTCAACAACTGAATTATTTCAACCCGGAAAAATTGCGTCCTGATTATCGTCTTGTGAATAATAAAACAGTGAATTTATTTTTCGAAGTTGAAGAAAAATCCAGTGACGAAGTGAATGCTTCAGTAGGTTATAGTGAAGCATTTGGCGCAACGGGAGCAATTGGTTTTACGATAAATAATTTTTCCCTTCGCGACCCGCTTGCAGGAGGTGCGGGACAAATATTGAACTTTGAATGGCAATTTGGTCAAGGAAATCGGTTTCGTACTTTTTCGTTGAATTTTACTGAACCGTGGTTATACGATACGCCAACGTTAGTGGGATTCAGTATTTTCGATACACGACAGCAGTATGTTTTTGATTTACAACAAACTGGAGTAAGCGGAAGAATTGGAAGACGATTAAAATGGCCTGATGATTTTTTCCGTGGCGATTGGAATGTTCGGTTTCAACAGAATAATGTTCTTAACGGTGCAAATTATTACAACGAAGGAAAAACCACACAGATTTCACTTTCGCAAGCATTTTCCAGAAACAGTACAGATAGTCCAATATTCCCATCAGTAGGTTCAAACTTTTCACTTTCGTACGAACTTTCTCGTGTTGTGCGAACATTTCCTCAATCCGAGAAAACCTATTTTCAGAAATGGATTTTTTCAGGAGAAAAATATCTTCCGTTGTTTAGTACGAATCGGGTTGTCCTGTACTCTGCAATGCACTCGGGATATATCGTGCCGGGAGAAAATGCGTCGTTGGTTCCGCCGATTGAATTATTTTTTATGGGAGGAACAGGTATCGGCTATTTTTCCACGACGCAGTTGCGCGGATATGACGATAGAACAGTTGGACCACAAACAAGTAAAGGACAGAACACAGGAGGAAAAATTTATATCAAAAATTCTATTGAACTTCGCTTTGCATTATCAATTAATCCTATGCCGTTGTATTTTCTCTTGTTTGCGGAAGGCGGAAATGTGTGGGCAAATTCGTCGGAAGTTGATGTGTTTGGTTTGAAACGTTCTGCAGGTTTTGGTGCGCGCATTTTAGTTCTTCCGATTGGAATGTTAGGATTCGATTATGGCTATGGATTTGATGATGCGTATGGACCGAAAGGAATTCCCGATGGAAAACCGGAAAAATGGAAATTTCATTTTGTGTTCGGAAGAGGATTTTAA
- the rpsT gene encoding 30S ribosomal protein S20, translated as MANHPSAKKAARQAIKRRAHNRILNTVLKTAIKKVRVAKNKTDGEPIFKESIKVLDKMASKGIIHKNKAANQKSKLSKFVKTLP; from the coding sequence ATGGCAAATCATCCATCAGCAAAAAAAGCGGCGCGTCAAGCTATAAAACGGCGAGCGCATAACAGAATATTAAACACAGTATTAAAGACAGCAATTAAAAAAGTCCGTGTGGCAAAAAATAAAACCGATGGCGAACCGATTTTCAAAGAATCCATAAAAGTTCTTGATAAAATGGCGTCAAAGGGAATTATTCATAAAAATAAAGCCGCAAATCAAAAATCGAAACTTTCAAAGTTTGTAAAAACATTACCATAA